TTGTAAGCCAAATGTTTTTTTCCATGTTCTCTGGATAAACCTGAAGCCCATCTAACATATAGGAAAGCCTGCTTAGCATAAAATCAAGAAGAATTGTGCCGTCAGGACCAATCACCCTCTCTACGGATGAGTGACTGATATCGCGCTCATGCCAAAGTGGAATGTTCTCAAGCGCAGAGATGGAATATGATCTTACCAGCCTTGAAAGTCCACATAGGTTCTCTGAAAGCACAGGGTTTCTCTTATGAGGCATGGCTGACGAGCCCTTTTGTCCTTTTCCAAAAGGTTCTTCAAGCTCTAAGACCTCGGTTCTTTGAAAGTGCCTTACTTCAACAGCAATCTTTTCTATTGTCGAAGCAATAATTGAGAGGGTAAGGAAAAAATCCGCGTGAATATCACGCTGAACAATTTGAGTTGATATGGTAGCAGGCTTAAGGCCAAGTCTCTCGCAAGCATAATCCTCAACCTTGGGATCCACATTGGCGAATGTTCCAACAGCACCTGAAATTTTACCTACACTTATAACATCCTTTGCCCTTTTCATCCTCTCAAGATTTCTTTTCATCTCGTCATACCACAAAGCAAACACAAGCCCGAGTGTTTTAGGCTCTGCATGAATACCGTGGGTCCTGCCTATCATAACTGTATCTTTATGCTCGTATGCTCTTTTCTTAAGAACTTCAAGTACTGACTCTATATCCTTGATTAAAATTTCTGATGACTCTTTTAACTGAAGCGCAAGTGCCGTGTCTAAAACATCTGAAGAGGTGAGGCCAAGATGTATAAACCTTGAGTTTTCTCCTACATGCTCTGATACAGAAGTAAGAAAAGCTATCACATCGTGTTTTAACTCTTTTTCAAGCTCGTTTATTCTATCAACATCAAAACCAGCTTTAGCTTTTATGTCCGAGACCGCATCCTTTGGTATTCTCCCGAAGTGAGCCCATGCTTCACATACGGCTATTTCTACTTTAAGCCAATTATTGTATTTAGATTCGTCAGACCATATGGATGACATCACTGGACGTGAATATCTATCAATCAAAGTTCTACTACCTCCCCTATTGTTTTGCGTGGTGCAACGCTGATGCCTACACCTGATTCAGCGCCGTTTTTCTTAACTACTTTTTGAGCCGCTCGGTACGCAACCTCTGGTTTGTTGTTTACCTGGCTTAAGTGGCCCAATATCACATGCCTAAGCCCGTCATGCATAAGTTCTTGTAATAGCTCAGATGCCTGGCCGTTTGATAAATGCCCCAAACGCCCCTTTATTCGCTGCTTTAAGTCCCAAGGATAATGACTGTAATTAAGTATTTCGCTATCATGGTTGTACTCTAACAATAGTGCATTACAGCCTCTAAGTCTCTGTTTTACAAGCGATGTTGCACAGCCTATATCCGTCACAATTCCTACTTTGTTGCTATCAGCTGTTTCGATTGTAAAACCGACCGGATCAACAGCATCATGGGGTACAGAGAAAGGTGTAATTAGAAAGTCTTTAATATCAAAACTGCAATCGCTTGCGAACTCTTTTAGTATTTTGACTTTGTCTTTCCAAAGATCTACTATCGAACTCGTAACATAGGTCGGAATATTAAGCCTATTAATAGCATGTGTATGGTCAGAGTGCTCATGTGTAATAATAACAGCGTCAATATCAGAAATATCTACCTCTAAAAGCTCTAATCTGAGCTTGATCTGCCTCATACTTATTCCAGCGTCTACTAGAATTTTACTACCGTTTGACTCTATAAAAAGTGAGTTACCTGAACTGCCGCTGGCTAGTGTGCAAAGTCTCATTTGAAAGAAATAACAGCTCCTAAATAGGTATGGGGAGTAGTATTGATATATCTTGGGTCAAATGTCAACCCTAAAAGCTGTAAACTTTATCTTTAACCAATAAACCTGGCTCGAATGAACAAGAGAAACAAAGGATTTTTCATTAACCTTTTCTTAATTTAAATCTAACATAGGATTAACAATCAGGGAATATTATCTTTTACATACCCTATCAACTCCGTGCTCTTAAAGGGGCAAGTCACTTTTGGCTTGTCCCTTTTTTTTGACTAACAAAATCAAAGATCTATTGAACTATTTAATGGAGTAAGTCATTGCTTGAATTATTGATATAGCAGCTGTAATTATTACACTTTTGAAATTACCTTTCTTTTCTTGAGCCTTATATAATAAATAGCTATTAGCGCAAACACCGCAGAAAGCGCGGCTGCTCCCCATTGATTAATTGTCGGAATTTCTTCTACCCTTCCATCACAGCCGACCGCA
This genomic interval from Thermodesulfobacteriota bacterium contains the following:
- the purB gene encoding adenylosuccinate lyase, whose protein sequence is MIDRYSRPVMSSIWSDESKYNNWLKVEIAVCEAWAHFGRIPKDAVSDIKAKAGFDVDRINELEKELKHDVIAFLTSVSEHVGENSRFIHLGLTSSDVLDTALALQLKESSEILIKDIESVLEVLKKRAYEHKDTVMIGRTHGIHAEPKTLGLVFALWYDEMKRNLERMKRAKDVISVGKISGAVGTFANVDPKVEDYACERLGLKPATISTQIVQRDIHADFFLTLSIIASTIEKIAVEVRHFQRTEVLELEEPFGKGQKGSSAMPHKRNPVLSENLCGLSRLVRSYSISALENIPLWHERDISHSSVERVIGPDGTILLDFMLSRLSYMLDGLQVYPENMEKNIWLTRGLVFSQKVLLKLIEKGFSREDAYKIVQTKAMDTWQGDEDFKELLLRDEKIKGSLSPEEIQECFDVTADLQNIDNIFERVFG
- a CDS encoding MBL fold metallo-hydrolase, producing MRLCTLASGSSGNSLFIESNGSKILVDAGISMRQIKLRLELLEVDISDIDAVIITHEHSDHTHAINRLNIPTYVTSSIVDLWKDKVKILKEFASDCSFDIKDFLITPFSVPHDAVDPVGFTIETADSNKVGIVTDIGCATSLVKQRLRGCNALLLEYNHDSEILNYSHYPWDLKQRIKGRLGHLSNGQASELLQELMHDGLRHVILGHLSQVNNKPEVAYRAAQKVVKKNGAESGVGISVAPRKTIGEVVEL